The genomic region AAAATATTAAATGTATCACATTTAAATAATTTTTGACTTTCATAAAAATGAAAAATTTTAATTAAACCAAGCGCTCTAAAGCAAGCGATGTTTTGTTCTTTGCAGCACGCAGTTCTATGATTCTTTTACGTTCAATTTCAACAACTTCTGGTTTTGCATTCTCTATAAACTTTGGGTTATTTAACCTAACTGATATTTTTTCAATATCTTGTTCAATTTTATTAATATCTTTCATCAAACGGGCACGTTCAGCATTTAAATCAATTAACTGCTCCAGCGATAAACAAAAAGTCACCTCTCCTAAAACAATTTGCGCAGATCCAGATGGAATTTTATCAGAGAAACAAATCGTCTCAACACGTGCTAATCTTTTAAGAATAGTATCATAACGCTGCACACGTTCTTGTATTGTCCCCTCCCCCTCTATAATAATAAGAGGTGCTTGTGCAGCCGCTGGAACATTCATTTCAGAGCGCACAGAACGAATTTCACTAATAACATCAATGAGCCAATTAACATCGATTGCAGCTTCTTCATTTACAAATGTTATCTGTGGCCATTGCGTCAATGCCAACATATTTTCACGTTTTGTGCCCGACATTGTTGTGAGAGACCACAATTTTTCCGTCATATGAGGCATAAAAGGATGCAGTAGTTTATAAACTTCATCAAGAACCCAAGCAGTACATGCTTGCGCTTCTTTTTTGGAATCTTCGTCTGAACCTTGAAATACAGGTTTAAGAAATTCAAGATACCAATCGCATAATGTATTCCAAACAAATCGATAAAGTGCGCTAGCAGCCTCATTAAATTTATAGCTCTCAATACCAGCAGTCACTGCCGAAACAGTTTTGGATAATTCTGTTACAATCCAACGATTAAAAGTAAGTTTTGCTTCTTCCGGCTTAAAAGGCAAACCATGCCTAACCCCATTCATTTCTGCAAATCGAGTGGCATTCCATAATTTTGTAGCAAAATTGCGATAACCTGCAACGCGCGAAGGATCAAGTTTTACATCACGCCCCTGCGCTGCCATAATAGCTAAAGTGAAACGTAATGCATCTGCACTATATTGATCAATAAGTTCTAGTGGATCAATAACGTTTCCCTTCGACTTTGACATCTTTGCACCCGTATGGTCCCGTACGAGAGCATGTACATAAACAGTTGGAAAAGGTACCTCACCTATAAAGTGAATACCCATCATCATCATACGGGCAACCCAGAAAAAAATAATATCAAACCCAGTAACCGATAGAGATGTTGGATAAAACGTTTTTAATTCTGTCGTCTTTTCTGGCCAACCTAGCGTCGAAAAAGGCCACAGAGCTGATGAAAACCAGGTGTCTAAGACATCCTGATCACGCGTTAGCTGAACCTCTTTACCATAATGAGATAAAGCTGAAACTAAAGCTTCTTCTTCACTTTTTTCAACAAAAATCACACCATCAGGGCCATACCAAGCTGGAATCTGATGTCCCCACCATAATTGGCGAGAAATACACCAAGGTTGAATATTCTCCATCCAATTGAAATAGGTTTTTTCCCAACTGGCTGGAACAAATTGTGTTTTGCCTTGACGAACAGCCTCTACTGCCGGTTTTGCTAATTCTGCAGCATTAACGTACCATTGATCAGTTAAAAATGGTTCAATAGGCACTCCACTCCTATCACCATGAGGAACGGTGTGCAGATGATCATCAACACTTACAAAATAACCCCGTTCCTTCATTAAAGATATGATCCGATTTCGCGCAACAAAACGATCACACCGATCCAAATCCTCCACCAATGCTTTCAATTCGTCCGATAAGACTAAACCATCAAAAAACGCTTCATTATCACGCAAAAAAACTTCAGCCTTTTGCGTTAAAATATTGATTAAGCGCAAGCCATTTCTCTGCCCTACTTCAAAATCATTAAAGTCATGCGCTGGTGTAATTTTTACAGCACCACTTCCCTCTTCAGGATCAGCATAAGAATCACCAACAATTAATAACTTGCGACCAACAAGTGGTAATATAGCATTTTGACCTATAAGATTTTTATAACGATCATCTTCAGGATTAACCGCAATGCCTGTGTCACCAAGCATTGTTTCAGGCCGCGTTGTCGCAACTGTTATAAAAGTTGTTGAATCATTTGGATCAAAAACTTTACCTTCAAGCGGATATCTAAAATGCCACAAATGACCTTTTACTTCTTTCGAATCCACTTCAAGATCTGAAATAGCCGTTAATAACTTGGGATCCCAATTAACCAAACGCTTGTCTTTATAAATCAACCCTTGCTTATAAAGTGTAACAAACACTTCACAAACAGCTTGAGACAGCCCCTCATCCATTGTAAATCGTTCACGCGACCAATCACATGAAACACCAAGACGCCGTAGTTGATTAACAATGATGCCCCCCGTCTCACGACGCCATTTCCAAACACGTTCGACAAATTTTTCTCTACCCATTTCTTGACGTGTTGGTTCTTGATGTTCTGCCAATTGGCGTTCAACAACCATTTGCGTGGCAATCCCTGCATGATCCAAACCAGGTTGCCATAATACGTTTTTACCCCTCATTCGCTGAAAACGTACCATAATGTCTTGGATTGTCGTATTTAAAGCGTGACCCATATGAAGTGAGCCCGTTACATTCGGTGGGGGAAGCATAACGCAAAAAGGCTCTGAACCTGGTTTTGAACCAGCCCCCGCCTTAAAAACACCATGAGCCTCCCACTCTTTTGCGATCTGTGGCTCTATGGAAGCGGCATCATAGTTTTTTCTATCATTCTTTTACCCACTTACTCATAACACCACTAAAAAACGTAACTTACACCTAATACCCAGCAAACATTATTCGCAAACGTCACCCACTTAAAATGGCCTTATAAAATTACAAACCAATTTTTACAATAAAAGGAAAATACCAAATGACTAAAAGTAACAAACAAACACTTAAGGTAATTTCTTAATTGTCTTGACGATTTCTTCACGCAAAATCTTTTCAACAAAAACAGGCAATTGACGCTGTAACCACTCCGCTATAGCCGGGCGTAAAATATCCTCTGCCATTCTCTCTGCAGAAGAGATAAAATATGGAGATAGTTCTATACAATCAGAAACTGTATTTTCTTGCTGCGATACAAATGCCTTAGTATTATACTGTTTTGTTTTATGAACAGAAGCCTGTTCTTCGGAAGAAAGTTTCGTTGCTTGTACACTCATACTAACTGTATTATCCTCTACATTTGTGTTATCTTGCACTTGAGACAGAGAAAAATCTTGGTTATCAGAGGAAAAGCCAATACGGTCAGCCAAAGCTTTCATTGCATCATCAACTGACAAAGTGGTTTCACAAACATCTTCTGAAGATACCTCTGAGTGTTTTTCAGAAGAAGCATCAGCAAGGGTCTCATTTACAAAATGATCAGCCTGAACTGCATTCTCTTCAATGATTTCACGAATAGATGTTAAAATCTCATCCATACTTGGCTCACGTAACGCATTTGAACTCTGTACCATATTAAAAACCTCTTAAAAACGCAAAACAATGCATCAGTGTAATAAAAGAATTATAAGATTGCCATACGAAATATGATGCCACACACAACTTTCTTTCCTTAGTTAAGTGAATTTCCCCACTTAAAAGAAACTACATGTAAACAATATATTTTTCAATATGATTAGCATTTTGATTTGTTTACCCCCTAAATGCTAATCACTATACACACATAGCTTATAGTTTCAGCGAGTATATTTAACCGTCCTCAAACCTAAATAATTTGCAGTCAATTTTCCAATAGAAGATTGAACACTATAGCTTGCAACCACAACATCCCGTTCTGCAATTGCCAGTGCAATTTGAGCATTAATCAACTGAGTTCGAGAGTTCAAAACATCTAATGTAGTTGCTTGCCCCACTCGGTTTTCTTGAATACGACCTTTAAGAGCAATTTCAGCAGCACGAACACTCTCACGATAAGCAATAACAGACGCACGCGCACCCTCTAATTGAAACCAGGCAGCAGTTAATGCTTGTCTTACACCATTTTGAGCTACAGTAAGTTGGAGACGAGCCTGTTCAAACTGCTCTTTTGATTGACGAACCTGCGCAGATGTACGTCCACCTTCAAAAATTGGAACACTCAATGAAACCCCGACCGATTGAGAAACCCCATTCTCACCAGGGCCACTATAAATTCGATTATAAGATACTGTTGTGGAAAAATCTACTTTAGGAAGCAAAGCCCCCTCTTTTGCTTTTACATTATAAGAACTGGCATCAGTCAAATATCTTGCATAAAGAATCGCTGGATGCATGATATCACCAACTCGATAACCAACATCAAGATTCTCCGGAAGCTCTGTCGCCACTGGTGGGCGTTCTAACTGTGTAGGATCTGAACCAATGATTTGACGATAAATGGCTTCCATTGCCTTCACATCAGCACGAGCGAGACTAAATTCAGAAACAGCTACAGAACGCGCTGCCTGTGCTTGAGCAAAATCTACATGAGCCCCTTCCCCTACATTTAACCTTGCTTCATTTGAACGAACTTGTTCTTCAAGAGCAGCCAAATTTTCTCGACGAAGATCAGCAATACGACGTGCTTTATACACATTAGCATATGCTGTTACAGCATCCAAAAACATATTTTGTTCAGCATTGCGAAGATATTCACGTTGCGCTTTTGTTTTAACTTGAGCTGAAAAAAATGTATTTTGTGTCACAAAACCGTCAAATAATCTTTGACTTAACCTTATTCCTACAGATCCAGAAACATTATGAGAACCCATTACAAGCTTATTCCGGACATAGGTCCCAATCCCTTCAATTTGTGGTAAAAAATTTGAGCGTGCAATGACCATATCATCATCTGATATACGTACACCAGCACGTTCGCTATTTAACTTGGCATTATACACATAAGCTTCAGCTAAAGCATCTTTCAACGTACCAGCATGAGCAGATCCTGATATAAAAACATCCAGTACTAGCAACAAACATGCCTGAAGTTTTTTATTTATTTTAAGCACACTATAAATCCTAAACTTACCACATAACTCTTTGCATATTCATGGATGAAATTAAATATTAAAACATAAAATCGAATGTCTTTAAAAAACCAGGAAGGGGTTTGACAGCAAGGTTAAAACTACGACGAACTGAAATAACCTTGTCTTCTTTTATGTAAATTTGTGCAACACCCGCGCCACCATGCCCTTCAACCACAACAAGACGCCCACCTTCTTTCATTTGATCAAAGATACCATCAGGAATAAAATCAACAGCACCTTCGATAAAAATCACATCATAAGGCCCCTTAGCAGCATAACCTTGTTCTAACGGTCCATGGACAACAACCACATTATCACACTGATGATATTTTAAAAGTTTATCTGCTTGTTCTACAAGCGTTTTATTACTTTCCAACGCAACAACAGACCCAGCAATCTTTGAAAATAATGCTGCACAATAACCACTATTTGCACCAATATTTAGCACGCTATCTGATGGCTTTATAGCTGCAAGTTGTAGCAATTTTGCTAAAGAGGCAGGCTTCATCAAATAGCATGCACGCAAATCATCTTGCGCTGGAAAAACAACGATATCTCCATCAAGATAACTTAAATCTTTAACGTCTTCTGACACGAAATCTTCACGCGGCACCGTTAAAAATGCCTCAAGAATCGATAAATCCGTTACATCTACTGTACGAATTTGATTGTCAACCATTTTGCGGCGAAGTTCTGCAAAATCTGCAACCATAACCAGTTTTTTCTCCTAATGCATAACAAAAACCACAATCAAAATGGCGGTAATAAATGTCCTTTATTGTGAATGTGACAAAAAAGCATGTTACAGTCAATAATAAGATTCTAATTGCGCTAATTTTCCATATAAAGGTAACTTCACTCAAAAAATTAAGAATACTATTCAATAAAAATTATTTTAATCAAAATTAAGTGGAGGCCTCGCCCGGAATCGAACCGGGATACAAGGATTTGCAGTCCTCTGCGTAACCATTCCGCCACGAGGCCTCGTCAATAAATATCAAAATTGTCAATAAGGGAAGGCAATGCATCCGTCAAGATACAGTAATCTTTCTTGGATCCTTTTTATTCTTTTTATACAATTTTTGATTTTTTTAAAAAAAAGTAATTTTACCCTTTGCAAATGAATATTGCTTTGCTATAGCCCTTGCACTAAAATAAATTGGTGTTATTCCTCGGTAGCTCAGTGGTAGAGCAACCGGCTGTTAACCGGTTGGTCGCTGGTTCGAATCCGGCCCGGGGAGCCATTTATTTTTCCTCTATAACCTATTGATTTTATTGATATTTATTGAAGTTAGAGACAAAACAATAAGGCTAGGAAATAAGATTTTCTAATATAGCTTGTCAGAGAATTTTCTGTATTAAATTAATGGCTTTTTCGATAGAATCAGCAAGAGGACCAGTCTCTTTAATAAAATTATAAAGTCGTGAAAATCTTTCTTTCCGGTTATTACCAAGATGTTTAACGCAATTCATCACAAGTTTCTGTAAAAAAGGCTCAACTGATCTCGACACTTCGTCGCTGCTGTTATCCAATTGAGAAATTTTGCTGCATAGAATTTTAGGATGATCGCAATCAGACGCTTCATTGCGAACAATAAATAAATTATCCACTTTAGTCTCCTCAATCAAATAAGGAGAATGAGTAGAATAAATCACGCTATTGTTGTCAGACCCTGATAATTTCTGCAAAGATTGTAATATTTTTTCTTGGGGATGGATATGTAGATTACTTGCAGGTTCATCCAACAAGAAAATTGTTCCATTTTTGCTCCTATTGGTACGAATATCTGTAAGCACTTTAAAACAAAAGAACCAACGGCACCCTTTACTTCTTTCATGTAAAGAAAAAGTGCGACCGTTAGCTTTGACCTTTAAACAATAATCTAGAAAATTGGGATTTGATCCTGTTACTGTTTTTATGCTAAAGCTATCAAATACAGTTTTTCCTCCTGTAATGTCTTCCCAATCTTTGGTAACAACACTATTAAGATAATTATTCATAGAAGATAGACGTTGATCAACTACGTCTTCATCATCACAATCAACGACATCACGTTGAAAATTAATATCCAATTCAGTTTTCCCCCCAGTTTGATGTTTATGAGCACCAATCAGTAAATCATTAAAAATATTATGCCATAAAAGGTTTTTTTTATCGTTCAACAAACTGTCCTGTGTTAATTCTTTATTTGAATCTTGAGCTGCAGTTTTTAAAAACCTAATTTTATTAGCCACATCAAACATAAAATCATCATAATAGACGATTTCAGGAATATGGTTCTGTATATAATCTAAAAGAGTTGTTACTGTTTTATCTCCATAATCCTTATTGTTGATCATTACACGCTTTTCTGTGCAAAAACTATTAACAAATGAATATGCAAAAGATAAATTTAGTTGGTTATTTTCAGAGAAATCATCTTTGATTTTTTTCAGTGTGTTAAGCTTAGCTAATTTTTCAATCTCCGCTTCATCTACTAAAATTGTGGCAGATAAGATAATACCTTTATTAAAATAACCTATTTTAGGACGTATAGAAGCAAGCTCTTCATCTGTTAATTGTTTCCCTAAACATAACTGTGATAATAGGTAAACACCCTGCAAAGTTGTTGTTTTTCCTGATTCATTATTCCCCATCAGAATAAAAGGAAAACGTCTATCTCCCCCTGAGAGATCTATTTCCACAGGTTAGCCTATCCCTTTGAAATTTTCTAATTTAAATGAAATAAATATCATAATACCCTTCAGTGTATCTTTAAAAAACAATGTTTTATGGTTGTTATTATAGAATAAGAGTATTTTATTAGTATATTTTAAAGTAATTCAATACAAAAATACTTAATTTTCTTGAAAACTACTGTTTTAAATGTGGAAATATATTATAATTATACATTGCATCCATAAAACATGCAAAATAAGGATCAGTAAAAAGTGATAAATGCTATCTACTTCATAAAACGAGACATCACTTTGCTTTCACACTTTGATAGATTTTCATACTTTGGTGAGTAATGATCACTTTTGAAGCATTTTTTTTCTGCTTCTGTAAGTTCTGTCTGTTTTTCAGTTTTTCTTCTGAATTTGTTTCCACCCACACAAACGTTTTCCATGTGCATCAATTTTAAAATGCCTCTTGTTAAGCCTGAACTGATGCTATCCAAGTTCACGTTTAATGTATAATTATGCCTTTGAATGAAATATCAAAGTAAATGTCTATTTTTCTTGCACAGATTAGAAAAATTTTAGGGAAGAAAAAGTTTTAATTTAAAGACATATTACAATAGAGTTTTGCTCATCATATTAACGTAATATAATAGACAAATTTTGAGCAAACAAAAAAATACAAAACGTTTGATATTTGTTTTATTTTTGAAGCATGAGAAGAGGTTATTGCTTTTTGTGTGGAACTTCATTTTTGCCTATACTTGTATCATTTTTACTACAGATTTTTTATGGAAAAAAATGTATCATTATGTAGTTTAGTGTGTAACTTTGGAGCAACATATGAATACTAAATATTTAATCACCGCATCTATTTTTACTTTGGTTGCATCTTCTGTAGCACAAGCAGAAAGTGGTAGAATTTCTCAAGAATCAATGTCTGTTGTTCTACCAAATGTCGTTGCTCCTTCTTTTTCTTGGACAGGTTTTTATTTCGGTGGCCAAATTGGCGGTTTTTCGAGTAAGACTGATCTAAATTTAAATTTAAAAGGTGTTGGTTCTACAAAATTATCATCGATTGAGAAAGACTTGTTACCCAAACTTTCGGGCTTTATGGGTGGTCTTTACGCGGGGGCTAATTTTGACCTTAATAATAGCCTTGTTCTAGGTGTTGATACAGATGTAATTTGGTCTGATAAAAAAGATACAAAAGTTATCAGACATAGTGGATATAAAACGAAAGATGGGGGACATGGCGTACAGAGGCAACACCATTTGCAAGAAGCAGTGTCAAGCGATGAATTATTAGAAAAATTTATTGTAACTGTAAGCCATACTTTAAAACAAAAATGGGCTGGTGCTACACGAATGCGTGTAGGTTTTGCTGTTGATCATATTATGCCTTATATTGCTGGTGGTGTTGCTTATACGCAGCTTCAAGACATCCTTCTGGTCTCAACTGGAATAAAAAAAGATAAAATAGTGGATGAAACCAAAGCAATGATTGGTTATACTTTTGGTGGTGGTATTGATTTTGCAATGATGAATGATCTTATTTTACGTGCAGAATATCGTTTCTCAAATTTTGGTAAAAAGAAATTTATTAAAGATAAATTTGAAATTGATTATAAAACCAATGATTTCCGTGTTGGTGTGTCTTATAAATTCTGATCTTTATAAATGTAATTGGGTTAAGAAGCTCTGTTAATTTTTGCTCAGAATTCTATGAATATCTTTTAAAGATTTACATGATTCATGCTTTTGTAAATGGTGTTCTAATTACAAAATGTAACCTCTAAAGCAGCAGAATAAGCTTGTAATGAGCTGTATTTAAAAGCAATAGAAGTGAAGTTATTTTTGAACAGGGTTCTTACTTTTCGCAGTTTCCTCTCTTTTTCGGGTTATTTTCTTCCATCTCAAATTTGTAATGGCATTTATGTAAATTTCAAAGCTTTTTAAGAAAGTTTTTAAGTTCAGCTTAATATAAACCAATTTAGTTCATTCTTTTAATTAAAAGATAGCTGCAATTTATTGAAAATAAAAAATAATTGAAACATTATGGTTCTCAATTTTAAAACAACATAATATAATTCATCTTTTAAATTAAAGATGCTTTTTAACTCATTAAAAATATTTCATTTATTGTTACAATAATTGGTTTTTCACACTCTTTGAAGCATTCCTTTATTTGCTTTTTGTTTTGAATATTTTTTATCCGGATTAATATCTTCTATAAGATGAAATATCCAAACTTCTTGCAAAAAGTTTTCTTTCAACCTTTGCCCGATTTAAAAGTGATAAAAATGTATATTAGGCTAAGGCTAAACAGTTTTAGCAACAAAATTTATTAACAATGCTTCATTTCTTTTTTATATTAGCTTACAGAACTCAAATTCTTTTTTGAATTCATCGCTTTTTACCAAACAAACGAAAATGATACTCATAAATTAAAGTAAATGATCTAAGCTATACTGAAAAATCAGTTTAAAAATATTTTGCTTTTGAATTAAAGCATGCGCTCATCATTGAACTGTAAGTAATTGAGTTGATTAGTATTTTAGTACGTAACCACTAGAGCTATATAACTTACAATAAATGAGATCCATCATGTTTGAAAAATAACGAAAAACCAGCCTTTTTATCAGGTTAATTATTACTAAAATTAATCGATACGCTTTTGGATTTATTTCTAAATTGCTTCAAAAATACACTAACTATCTCATACATTACGTAAACATATTGTTTCGTACTACAACTTCGCAACCTTACAGCTAGAATAGCGCTATTTGTGTGCTTTTTTAAGTGTTCCATTGTATTTTCTTATAACAGATAATCAATATATGGTTAGAGCACTTTAAAAGCACCAAATACATTAAAAACACAACCACCAAATCTGTTGCTACAGCTTAAAAGGATTTTGCCAGGTTTCCTCTGATATAACCTAGTTATTTTTGTTATTTTTCCAAATGTTTTATTTAAGCCACCTGCTTTATTGACTTACGAAAACGAAATGATTTAGCACGTTTTGTTGTGGTTTTTGCTTTCTTACATCTTTTATTTTTAGATGAAGAATTTTTGACATGTGATTGTTTAATTTGATCTATATGATCAAAAGCCTGCTTCTGACACTGAGATTTCTTAAAACAATGTTTCTTATCATTTTCTGGTATAAGGGATTTCTCTGGAAGTGCTGCAATTTGTGGTGGAATATCTTCGCGCGTCAATTTCATTCGAATAACACGTTCTACAGCACGTAAACGTACTTGTTCTACCTTTTCATCAAAAAGTGTAATAGCGTTGCCAGACGTATCATTTCGTCCCGTACGGCCAATACGATGCACATAATTTTCAGCTTCATCCGGTAAATCATAATTAATAACGTGGCTGACTCCAGGCACATCAATACCACGTGCAGCAATATCAGTTGCAACAAGAATCCCTACCGACCCTTCACGAAAAGCTTTCAAGGCACGCTGTCGTGCAGCATGCGATTTATTTCCATGAATTGCTGCAACAGAATATCCCGCCTTCGTCAAACTGCGTGCAACAGCATCAGCACCATGTTTAGTTCGCGTAAAAATAATAACCGAAGCTAAAGCCGGATCTGTTAAAAACTTATTCAAAACGCTCTTTTTTTCACTTGTAGGAACACAATATAATTTTTGAGTAATTTTCGTAGCAACAGTTCCTTGAGGAACAATTTCTATTTTTACTGGTTCATTAAGCAAATTCTTTGCAAGTGTAACTATTTCCCGTGGCATTGTCGCTGAAAAAAGTGCTGTTTGACGCTTCTCATGCAAAAGTTTTGCAATGCGTTGTACATCACGAATAAAGCCCATATCTAACATACGATCAGCTTCATCTAAAACCAAAAAACGAGACTGAGAAAGATCAATGCATTTTTCACTGACAAGGTCCATTAAACGCCCTGGTGTTGCAATTAAAACATCCACACCTGTTTTCATACGTTTGATTTGCGCAAATCGAGATACCCCCCTAAAATTAAACATGTTGAAAGGTGAGACCCTTTTGCAACCATACGAATTGATTCTTCAATCTGAACTGCAAGTTCACGAGTTGGAACTAAGATCAAAGCTCGTGCAGTTTTAGGATATCTTTTGTCACCTAAAGCTAAAATTTGGCTCAAAACAGGTAATCCAAATGCTAATGTTTTTCCAGAACCGGTTTGTGCAATACCTAAAATATCGCGCTTTTTTAGCATGACTGGAATAGCCTGTTTTTGAATAGGCTTAGGTTTGTTTATACCAGCAATAAATAGGTTTTCAGTTAAAAGTGTAGGTATACCTAATTTTATAAAGGCATTTTCTTTTATATTCACAACAAAATCTCTCTTTAGCTCAAGAACTGCAAACAGCTAACAAGCCACAATTACATCATCTTAAAATCCCGTATAATCGAGATCTGACATTGAACATTTAAAATACCGCTTAAATAAAAATAAGCGACTTGAGCAGTTCATAAGTATCTTCAAATTTAAAGAGAAAATGTAAAATTACTTTGTAAAACGCCAATATTCAAGCTTAAATGTCTTAAGTTACACTATTGTTGGATTAAAATAAAAAAGCAAGTACTTTCTAAAAGCAGTTATTATAAGCAGAAGAAACATTAGCTTTATTATTTATCTTTTTATTACCGTTTCCTTTGGAAGATTGATTCCATCAAAATCAGGATAAATTTCAAGAAAAACCGGATTTTGTATTGTTTTCTGCCCTCCATAAATTAAATACCACCTGTTATTATCAAAAATCGCCAATGTTTTATAATGAATAATGCGATCTTCTGTTTTTAGCGTAGTTGGAATCAATGCGTAAAAAGAACCATTATCTGTTTGCCGATAATCTATTTTTATCTCATCTAAATAATAAGCGTCAGAAGGCAAATTTTCAAACTGAGTATGAAGTTGTTTAAGTAAATTGTTGCGTAAATCATC from Bartonella schoenbuchensis R1 harbors:
- a CDS encoding outer membrane protein, whose amino-acid sequence is MNTKYLITASIFTLVASSVAQAESGRISQESMSVVLPNVVAPSFSWTGFYFGGQIGGFSSKTDLNLNLKGVGSTKLSSIEKDLLPKLSGFMGGLYAGANFDLNNSLVLGVDTDVIWSDKKDTKVIRHSGYKTKDGGHGVQRQHHLQEAVSSDELLEKFIVTVSHTLKQKWAGATRMRVGFAVDHIMPYIAGGVAYTQLQDILLVSTGIKKDKIVDETKAMIGYTFGGGIDFAMMNDLILRAEYRFSNFGKKKFIKDKFEIDYKTNDFRVGVSYKF
- a CDS encoding DUF2497 domain-containing protein, which encodes MVQSSNALREPSMDEILTSIREIIEENAVQADHFVNETLADASSEKHSEVSSEDVCETTLSVDDAMKALADRIGFSSDNQDFSLSQVQDNTNVEDNTVSMSVQATKLSSEEQASVHKTKQYNTKAFVSQQENTVSDCIELSPYFISSAERMAEDILRPAIAEWLQRQLPVFVEKILREEIVKTIKKLP
- a CDS encoding AAA family ATPase — its product is MEIDLSGGDRRFPFILMGNNESGKTTTLQGVYLLSQLCLGKQLTDEELASIRPKIGYFNKGIILSATILVDEAEIEKLAKLNTLKKIKDDFSENNQLNLSFAYSFVNSFCTEKRVMINNKDYGDKTVTTLLDYIQNHIPEIVYYDDFMFDVANKIRFLKTAAQDSNKELTQDSLLNDKKNLLWHNIFNDLLIGAHKHQTGGKTELDINFQRDVVDCDDEDVVDQRLSSMNNYLNSVVTKDWEDITGGKTVFDSFSIKTVTGSNPNFLDYCLKVKANGRTFSLHERSKGCRWFFCFKVLTDIRTNRSKNGTIFLLDEPASNLHIHPQEKILQSLQKLSGSDNNSVIYSTHSPYLIEETKVDNLFIVRNEASDCDHPKILCSKISQLDNSSDEVSRSVEPFLQKLVMNCVKHLGNNRKERFSRLYNFIKETGPLADSIEKAINLIQKIL
- a CDS encoding TolC family outer membrane protein; protein product: MLKINKKLQACLLLVLDVFISGSAHAGTLKDALAEAYVYNAKLNSERAGVRISDDDMVIARSNFLPQIEGIGTYVRNKLVMGSHNVSGSVGIRLSQRLFDGFVTQNTFFSAQVKTKAQREYLRNAEQNMFLDAVTAYANVYKARRIADLRRENLAALEEQVRSNEARLNVGEGAHVDFAQAQAARSVAVSEFSLARADVKAMEAIYRQIIGSDPTQLERPPVATELPENLDVGYRVGDIMHPAILYARYLTDASSYNVKAKEGALLPKVDFSTTVSYNRIYSGPGENGVSQSVGVSLSVPIFEGGRTSAQVRQSKEQFEQARLQLTVAQNGVRQALTAAWFQLEGARASVIAYRESVRAAEIALKGRIQENRVGQATTLDVLNSRTQLINAQIALAIAERDVVVASYSVQSSIGKLTANYLGLRTVKYTR
- a CDS encoding protein-L-isoaspartate O-methyltransferase family protein, giving the protein MVADFAELRRKMVDNQIRTVDVTDLSILEAFLTVPREDFVSEDVKDLSYLDGDIVVFPAQDDLRACYLMKPASLAKLLQLAAIKPSDSVLNIGANSGYCAALFSKIAGSVVALESNKTLVEQADKLLKYHQCDNVVVVHGPLEQGYAAKGPYDVIFIEGAVDFIPDGIFDQMKEGGRLVVVEGHGGAGVAQIYIKEDKVISVRRSFNLAVKPLPGFLKTFDFMF